Proteins from one Hydrogenophaga sp. SL48 genomic window:
- a CDS encoding carotenoid oxygenase family protein yields MALVSARPDQIAATDMETGVSRRYCPGPQTIVEEHLFVPDGSSPGWLVGTAHDLAQKNTLLSCFAADDLHDGPLAQATLPHSLPLGLHGAFVAA; encoded by the coding sequence TTGGCCCTTGTCAGCGCGCGGCCTGATCAAATTGCGGCCACCGATATGGAGACCGGCGTTTCGCGGCGTTACTGCCCCGGTCCGCAGACCATAGTGGAAGAGCACCTTTTCGTGCCCGACGGTTCAAGCCCGGGCTGGCTGGTCGGCACCGCGCACGACCTGGCGCAGAAGAACACGTTGCTGTCCTGCTTCGCCGCTGACGACCTGCACGACGGCCCGTTGGCGCAGGCCACCCTGCCGCATTCGCTGCCGCTGGGCCTGCACGGTGCGTTTGTGGCGGCTTGA